GCCGGAGGCGAACGGATGCGTCGCGTCGACCACCGCATCCACGCCGTGCTCCCGCAGCCACGCGGCCAGACCTTCCGCCCCGCCGAACCCACCGATCCGTACGTCCCCTTCGAGCGCCCCCGGCCGGGACACACGCCCCGCGAGCGACGTCGTCACCCGCACACCGGGCCGCGCCGCCAGCTCGGCGGCGAGCTCGCGCGCCTCGGTGGTGCCGCCGAGGACCAGGACGTGGGGGGACATGGGGTCGAGCGTACGGGGCGGGACGGGCGAGCAGCTTCGGGGCCCCGGCCGGGGGGGGGCGTCGGGCCGCCAGCTCGCTTCCCGCCCAGGGGCACCCGCACCCGCCGGGTCGGGTCCTCGCCCGGGGCAGCCAACCCGCGCGACGGGTGCTCGCCCGCGTGCAGCGGGACCCTCCGGGGGCGTCCCGCCCGGATGCGGCCAGGACGGCAGATCGCATCCCCACCCAGATACAGCCGCACCCACAGACCGGGCCTCGCCCGGGGCAGCACGACCCGCAGGTCGGCCCCGCCCGGGTGCAGCCGGACCGGCACTCCGCCGCCCCTCCCGGGGCAGCCCCGCATCCTGCGGACGCGTCCCGCCCAGGTACGGCCCGGACGGCAAGTCGCATCCCCAACCAAATACGTCCGCACCCACAGGCCGGGCCCCGCCCGGGGCAGCACGACCCGCAGATCGGGTCCCCGCCCGGGTGCAGCCGGACCGGCACTCCGCCGCCCCTCCCGGGGCAGCCCCGCATCCTGCGGACGCGTCCCGCCCAGGTACGGCCCGGACGGCAAGTCGCATCCCCAACCAAATACGTCCGCACCCACAGGCCGGGCCCCGCCCGGGGCAGCACGACCCGCAGGTCGGGGCCCCGCCCGGGTGCAGCCGGACCGGCACTCCGCCGCCCCTCCCGGGGCAGCCCCGCATCCTGCGGACGCGTCCCGCCCAGGTACGGCCCGAACGGCAAGTCGCATCCCCAACCAAATACAGCCGCACCGCAGGTCGGACCCCCGCCCGCGTGCAGCGGGACCCGCCGGTTGCGTCCCGCCCGGGACCCGCCGGGTGGCGGCCCGGTGCGTTCGTGGCGGGCGTGCGTGGCGTGGGTGATGGTCGGTATCGTCCGGGCATGGAGTCGGTGCGTGCGGTTCTGATCGATATCGACGGTGTGCTCACGGTCTCGTGGAAGCCGTTGCCCGGCGCGGTCGAGGCACTGCGGCGGATCCGTGACTTGGGGCTGGGTGTCGCTCTGCTCACCAACACGACGTCCCGTACGCGGGCGTCGATCGCCGCGGCCCTGGCCGGAGCCGGTTTCCCCGTGGACGCCGGGGACATCCTCACCGCACCCGCCGCGACCGCCGCGTATCTCGCCGACCGTTATCCCGGCGCCCGGTGCTTCCTGGTGAACAGCGGTGACATCGCGGAGGACCTCGTGGGCGTCACGCTGCTCGACGATGACGCCGCCGACACCGACGCCGTGCCGGATGTCGTCGTCGTGGGCGGCGCCGGTCCCGAGTTCGGGTACGCGGCACTCAACCTGGCCTTCGGTCACCTCCAGCAGGGCGCCCGGCTGATCGCCATGCACCGCAACCTGTACTGGCGGACCGACCGGGGGCTGCAACTCGACACCGGCGCGTTCCTGGTCGGTCTGGAGCGGGCGGCCCGTATGGAGGCGGAGATCACCGGCAAGCCGGCGCCCGCGTTCTTCGAGACGGCGCTGGCGCGTCTCGGGGTCGGTCCCGGCGAGGCACTGATGGTCGGTGACGACATCGAGTCGGACGTGCTCGCGGCGCAGCGTGCGGGAATCACCGGTGTCCTCGTCAGGACCGGCAAATACCTGCCGGAGACGCATCGGGCGGCGAGCGGCGAGCCCGATCACGTCCTGGACTCCTTCGCGGATCTCCCCGCCCTGCTGGACGCCTCGGCTCCCCGGTAGCCGCCCCAGCGGTCAGCGCAGCAGGAGCTGGGCTCCGCCCACCACCGTCGCCGCGATCACCAGCCGCTCGAAGAACACTTGGTTGATTCGGTTCGCAGCCCATTTGCCGATGAACGCCCCGGGCACGACGAAGGCCACCAACGCCGCGTCCAGCAGCAGCGAGTTGCCGTCGATCAGACCGAGGCCCACGCTGAAGGGCACCTTGGCGACATTGACGATCAGGAAGAAGAAGGCGGAGGTGCCCAGGAAGCCCAGCTTCCGGAAGCCTGCCGACAGGAGATACATCGACATCACCGGGCCGCCCGCGTTGGCGACCATCGTCGTGAAGCCGCCGAGCGCCCCGTACGAACGGGCCTTGATCCGGCCCGTGCGCGTCAGCACCGAGTCGGGTTCCTCCTCCTGGGCGGCCACCACGCGACGGCGCCACAAGGTGACCGCCGCCATGAGCAGCAGGATCGCGCCGATCGAGGTCCGTACGATCCCGTCGTCGGCCCACGTCAGGAACAGTGTGCCGCCCACGACGCCCACGGCGACCGCCGGGAACAGCCGCCACAGCGTGGGCCAGTGGGCATGGCGCCGGTAGGTGAGGACGGCGAGCACATCCCCGGCGATCAGGACGGGCAGGAGCACACCGGTCGAGGCGCGGGCGGGCAGCACGGCGGCGAAGATCGCCAGGCTGACCGTGTTGGCCCCGCTCACGGCGGTCTTCGAGAAGCCGACGAGCAGGGCCGCGGCGGCGAGAGCGGCGAACTCCCAGATGGATATGTGCCAGAGCGTCATCGTGTTCATGCGGGAACCGATGCTATGCCCACGTATCTGGTCGGCGTGAGGAGGGTCTCGCCTGGTGGCTCCCACGTCGGCTCGTGCGGCACGTCCTCGGCTCCCGCTTGCGCCCGCGTGCGCTCAAGACGCCTCAGGACGCCTCAGGACGCCTCAGTGGCGTTCGACGAGCACGGCGCTCCCTTGCCCCACCCCCACGCACATCGTGGCGAGGCCGCGGGTCGCGCCGGTGCGGCGCATGCGGTGCAGCAGGGTGGTGAGGATGCGCGCGCCGGAGCAGCCGAGCGGGTGGCCCAGCGCGATGGCGCCGCCCGTCGGGTTGACGACGTCGGGGTCGATGCCGAGGCGGTCCACACAGGCGATGGCCTGTGCCGCGAACGCCTCGTTGAACTCGGCCTCCTCGATGTCGCCGATGCTCCAGCCGACGCGTCCGAGCGCCTTCTGCGTGGCGGGTACGGGGCCGATGCCCATGACGTCCGGGTGGACGCCGGCCGAGGCGCCCGCGGCATACCGCCCGAGGGACTCAAGATCCAGCTCGTTCAGGACCTCCTCGCTGACCAGCAGGACCCCGGCCGCGCCGTCGTTCATCGGCGAGGCATTGCCCGCGGTGACCGTGCCGCCCTCGCGGAACACCGGCCTGAGACGGGACAGCTTGTCGAGCGAGGTGTCCTCCCGTACGCATTCGTCGCTGTCGACGACGGCGCCGTCGGGGCGCTCCACGGGGAGCAGTTCGGTGTCGAAGCAGCCGTTCTTGCGGGCGTCGGCGGCGCGCTGGTGGCTGCGCAGCGCGAACGCGTCCTGGCGCTCGCGCGAGACGCCGTACCGCTCGGCGACCTCCTCGGCGGTCTCCCCCATCGACAGGAGCCCGTGCAGCTCCTTCATCGCGGGGTTGACCAGGCGCCAGCCGAGGCGGGTGTCGACGGTCTCGATGCGGTGCGGCAGGGCCTCGTCGGGCCGGGGCAGGACGAAGGGGGCGCGGCTCATGGACTCGGAGCCTCCGGCGAGCACGATGTCGGCCTCGCCGGAGGCGATGGCGCGGGCCGCCGTCGTGACGGCCTCGAGGCCGGAGGCGCACAGCCGGTTGACCGTGGCGCCGGGCACGGACTCGGGCAGCCCGGCGAGCAGCGCGGCCATGCGGGCGACATTGCGGTTGTCCTCGCCCGCCTGGTTGGCGGCGCCCCAGTAGACATCGTCGACGCGGGCCGGGTCGAGCGCGGGTACCTCGGCGACCAGGCCGCGGATCACGGTCGCGGCGAGGTCGTCGGGCCGTACGGAGGACAGGGCTCCGCGCAGCTTGCCGATGGGGGTGCGGCGGGAATCCGCCAGTTCCTCGACGTCGGCACCGGCATTCCCACCGAGCCGAACCTCCACCAGATCGCGCAGCTCACCGCTCCGGACGCGCGGGTCGTCTACGTCGACAACGACCCGATCGTTCTCGCGCACGCCGAGGCGCTGTTGCGCGGGACTCCGCAGGGCGTGACGGAGTACGTCCAGGCCGACGCGCGCGAGCCGCGGAAGATCCTCGAAGAAGCGGGGCGCGTCCTCGACTTCGACCGGCCCGTAGCCCTGTCGCTCATCGCCCTGATGCACTTCATCGCCGATGAGAGCGGCGCGTACGAGCTGGTAGACACGATGGTCGACGCGTTGGCGCCGGGCAGTTGTCTGGTCCTGTCGGCGATGACCGCCGACTTCGAGCCCGAGAACGTGCGGCGGGGTATCGAGATGTACACGAAGGGCGGCGTCACGCTCGTGGGCCGCTCGCACGCCGAAGTGAGCCGTTTCTTCAAGGGACTTGACCTGGTCGAGCCGGGGATCGTCTCCGTGAAGGACTGGCATCCGGAACTCGCCGAGGGCGAGACTCCGATCGGGGACGGGCCCATCTCTCTGTACGGCGGGGTCGGCTTCAAGTCCTGACGTGCGTCGTTGCGGCTGCCGGTCCGCTTTCCGCCGGTGGTGGGTCGGGGCCGTGCCGGTACATCCGCCCGTCGTGGCCGGTGGATCAGACGTTGGAATACAGGAACCGTCTCCAGATCCGAACGGGGCGACGGGCATGTGATGTACCGGCACGGCCCCTCCCGTGCGCTGGCGACTGCGGGTGCGTGGGGGCGTGCGTCCAGATCTTTCAGCCCGTCCGGCGAAGCCTTTTAGCCCGTCCGGCGTTTGAGGACGAGGCCGATCAGGCCGATGCGCGGGGCTGGGGGGCGGCAGCCCCCAGGTATGGGATGGGTAGGGGCGGAGGGGCGAAAGAAGCGCTGGGCTGCACCGCCGCACGTCATCCGCCCGCCGATCGCGTGTTCGTCCCGTACGGAGTCACGCCACTCCAACCTCACTCGGCCCGAGGGGTCTTGGCGTCTCGCGCGTAAACAGAGACGACGCTGCCGACGACACCTGAGGACCAAGGAGCAGGCGACGACATGAGATTCCTGGAGCGCGAGCGCGCGGCCCTCGGCAAACTGCTGCCCGGCCTGGACGAGAGTCTGCGGGCCGTCCCGCTGCTGACACTGGAAGGACCGAAGAGCCCGGGAATCCGGCTGTTCCGGGAACACGGAGGTCCCGGGCTGCTGGCTCCGACCGCCTTCCATGGCAGGGGTGCCACGGCCCTCGATGCCTTGCGGGTGCAGCGCGCCCTGGGCAGCCGCTCGCCCTCGCTCGCGGTGGCGACGACCATGCACCACTTCTCGATGGCCACCCTGGTCGGGCTGAGCGACTCCGGTGAGGGCCTCGAGTGGATGCTCATCGAGGGCGTCGCGTCCGACAACCGGCTCATGGCGTCCGGTTTCGCCGAGGGACGCAGCGGCACCGGCATCCTGTCGCCGTCGATGGCCGCCACGGTGACGCCCGAGGGGGTGCGGATCACCGGGGTGAAACGGCCGTGCAGCCTGGCCCGTTCCATGGATCTGCTCACCGCCAGTGTGATGGTGCCGTGCGAGGAAGGCGACGGCCAGGAGCTGGCCGTGGCCCTCGTGCCCGCCGACAGCGAGGGGCTGAGCGTCAGCGGCTTCTGGTCCAGCAGCTTCCTCGCGGGCGCCGAGAGCGACCAGGTCACCCTGGACAACGTACTGGTGCCGAAGGAACTCCTCGTGCGGACCGCGTCACCGGTCGGAGCCCGTCTGGACGCGGTGCAGACGGCGGGCCTGGTCTGGTTCGAACTGCTCATGACGGGCAGTTATCTCGGCGCCGCGAGCGCCCTGGTGGAGCGCGTCCTGCTCAACGACCGGGTGCCCGACGCCGAGCGGGTCCGGCTGCTCGTGGAGATCGAGGGGGCGATGGCCGCCGCGGAGGGGCTGGCCCGGCGGGTGGACGAGGGCACCCCCGATGAATCCGCACTCGCCGACTCGCTGTACGCCCGGTACACCGTGCAGGACTCCCTCGCCCGGATCGTCCCTCGGGCGGTCGAACTCCTCGGCGGGCTCAACTTCATGACGTCCGACGAGGTCGGCTACCTCGCCGCCTGCGCCAACGGGCTCGCCCTCCATCCGCCGTCGCGGTCACGGATGACCGGCCCGCTGTCCGCCTATCTCGCGGACGAGCCGCTGACGGTCGCCTGATTGATCACATCGTGGGTCACATCATGGGTCACATCATTGGTCACTGAGGGGATCACCTCGTTGATCACATGATTGATCGACTGGCTCGCCCGGGTCGCCCTGGACGCCCGCGGCACTCGGCACCGGCACCGGGCCGACGCCGGTTCGCCGGAGTCGGGCCGCATCCCGCGCCGTACGACCGAACCACTGTCCTCGTCAGCCTCCGAGCCGCCGTCCGACAGGCGATTGACACGAGTCATCGCACGACCAGCACCATCCGCTCACCCGACCGAGGGGGAACACCGACATGCCTCAGTCCCGGCCCCGGCCCAGCGCTCCGCCCACTCACCGACCGTCCACGAAACGTCCGACGCTGCTGCTCACCGGCGGCGCCGGGGTACTCGGCAGAGCCCTGATCGACGAGCTGTCCCGGGACATCCGGATCGTCTGCCTGCGCCATCGCACCCCGGTGAACGACCATCGGGTGCGTGAGGTCCACGCCGATCTGCTGGAGCCCGGACTCGGCCTGTCGCAGGCGGACTTCAAGCAGCTGGCCGCCGAGGTGGATCTGGTCGTGCACTCCGCCGCCGCGACCAACTGGAAGTCCGAGCCCGACGCCATCCGGCGTGCCAACCTGGACGGAACCTTGGCGATGCTCGACCTCGCCGCCCTCGCCGGTGCGTCGTTCTACCACATGAGCACCGCCTTCGTGGCCAATCCGCTGGCCCCGGAGGAACAGGAGCGCTTCCCCGGAGCCGCCGCGTATCTCGCGTCGAAGACCGCGGCCGAGCAGGTGGTCCGTGAGGCCCCGGTGCCGGGAGTGATCCTGCGTCCCTCGGTGGTGATGGGCGACTCCGTCACCGGTCGTATCGCCGGGATGCAGGGGCTGACGCGGGCGTTGGGCGCGATCGTCAAGGGCCAGGTGCCCGTGCTGCCGGGCGCGCCCGAGGCGCGGATCGACATGGTGCCCCAGGACGTCGTCGCCCGTGCGGTGGGCGACCTGGTGCGCGGCGGGGTCACGGACGGCGAGTACTGGCTGACGGCCGGCGCGCAGGCACTGCTGCAGCGCGAAGTGGTCGACATGTGCCTGGAGTTCGCGGAAGGGTACGGAGCCCGGCCGCATCCGCCGCGGCTCATTCCGCTGGAGTCGGTGCACCGTCTGCTGCTGCCCATGATCGAGGGCCCCACCTTCCCGGAGTCCTTGCGCCGCCGCTTCCACACCTACGCGGAACTGCTGCTGGTCTTCCAGCGGGCGCTCCCCTTCGAGTCGTCCCTGGGCTCACCGCACTGCGGCTCCGCGCTGTCGAAGGACGCCCTCAGGCAGGCGCTGGTCCGCAACCTCACCGCGTGGTCCACCGGGCGCGGCGGCATGCGCGCCCACCGCAGGGCGCAGTCGTCGCAGGAACCGGCCCCGTGTGCGCAGCACACGCCGAGCGCGGAGACCCGGGAGCTGGCCTCATGACCGCCCCGGTGACCACCGCCGTCCCCACCGCCCCCGGCACGCCGGACACGCCCGGCCTGGCGGACCGCGGGCACATCGCCCGGCTCTACCGCGAGCATCTGTCCTCCGGCCGCGCGGTCCTCGGTTCGGTACTCGGCGGCATGCTGGAGACGGCGTCCGACGGTGCGTGGGTGTACACCGAGGACGGCCGCCCTTACCTCGACTTCGGCGGCTACGGCGTCTTCATCCTGGGGCACCGGCACCCCGCCGTGACGGCGGCCGTGCACCGGCAGGTGGACACGCATCCGCTGGCCGGGCGGGTGTTCCTGGAGCCGGTCGCCGCCCGCGCCGCCGGTGCTCTGGCCGCGCGCACTCCGGCCGGTCTCGACCACGTCCACTTCGTCAACTCCGGTGCCGAGGCCACCGAAGCCGGTCTGAAGCTGGCCCGGGCCCACGGCCACACGGCTCTCGTCAGCACCGCCGGCGGCTACCACGGAAAGACCCTCGGCGCGCTCACCGCCACCGCCAACCCGAAGTATCAGCAGCCCTTCCAGCCCCTCCTGCCAGACAGCACCGTGGTGCCGTACGGGGACACGGACGCGATGGCGGCCGCACTCGCCGGACTCGGCCGCCGCGCCTGCGTGATCGTCGAGCCGGTGCAGGGAGAGGGCGGCGTACGCATTCCACCGCCCGGATATCTGGCGGAGGTGAGCAGGCTGTGCCGGACGTACGGCGCCTTCCTGATCGTCGACGAGATCCAGACCGGTCTCGGGCGGCTGGGCTCGTGGTGGGGCATGGAGGCCGAGGGTGCCGAGCGCGCGGCCCCCGATGTGCTGCTCGTCGGCAAGGGCCTCAGCGGAGGCGTGGTTCCGGTCGCGGCCATGGTCGCCACCGAGGCGGCGTACCGTCCCTTCTCACGGGACCCCTACCTGCACACCTCGACCTTCGCCGCCTCGCCGATCGCCTGCGCCGCCGCGTGGGCCGCGGTCGAGACCCTGGACCGGGAGGACCTCGTCGGCCGCGCCCAGGTGCTGGGCGACCGGCTGCTCACGGGCGTGCGGGCCGCCTGCGCCCCGTACAGCGGCGGTCTGGTGCACGAGGTGCGGGGCCGAGGACTGCTGATCGCCCTGGAGTTCACCGAGGAGCGGACCGTCGGTGAGCTGATCCTGGAGCTGGTCGGGCGCGGTGTCGTCGTGAACCACTCCCTCAACGCCACGCGGGTCCTGCGGCTGACGCCCCCCGCGATCATCGGCGACGAGGAGGTGCGGCTGTTTCTCGCCGCCCTGGCCGACGGGCTGCGCGCCGTCGCGACGCGCGTCGGCTGACGTGCGGGCAGCCATTGCCGAACGGCCGTCGCACAACAGCCGTCGCAG
This genomic interval from Streptomyces dengpaensis contains the following:
- a CDS encoding HAD-IIA family hydrolase; this translates as MESVRAVLIDIDGVLTVSWKPLPGAVEALRRIRDLGLGVALLTNTTSRTRASIAAALAGAGFPVDAGDILTAPAATAAYLADRYPGARCFLVNSGDIAEDLVGVTLLDDDAADTDAVPDVVVVGGAGPEFGYAALNLAFGHLQQGARLIAMHRNLYWRTDRGLQLDTGAFLVGLERAARMEAEITGKPAPAFFETALARLGVGPGEALMVGDDIESDVLAAQRAGITGVLVRTGKYLPETHRAASGEPDHVLDSFADLPALLDASAPR
- a CDS encoding acyl-CoA dehydrogenase family protein, with product MRFLERERAALGKLLPGLDESLRAVPLLTLEGPKSPGIRLFREHGGPGLLAPTAFHGRGATALDALRVQRALGSRSPSLAVATTMHHFSMATLVGLSDSGEGLEWMLIEGVASDNRLMASGFAEGRSGTGILSPSMAATVTPEGVRITGVKRPCSLARSMDLLTASVMVPCEEGDGQELAVALVPADSEGLSVSGFWSSSFLAGAESDQVTLDNVLVPKELLVRTASPVGARLDAVQTAGLVWFELLMTGSYLGAASALVERVLLNDRVPDAERVRLLVEIEGAMAAAEGLARRVDEGTPDESALADSLYARYTVQDSLARIVPRAVELLGGLNFMTSDEVGYLAACANGLALHPPSRSRMTGPLSAYLADEPLTVA
- a CDS encoding SDR family oxidoreductase — encoded protein: MPQSRPRPSAPPTHRPSTKRPTLLLTGGAGVLGRALIDELSRDIRIVCLRHRTPVNDHRVREVHADLLEPGLGLSQADFKQLAAEVDLVVHSAAATNWKSEPDAIRRANLDGTLAMLDLAALAGASFYHMSTAFVANPLAPEEQERFPGAAAYLASKTAAEQVVREAPVPGVILRPSVVMGDSVTGRIAGMQGLTRALGAIVKGQVPVLPGAPEARIDMVPQDVVARAVGDLVRGGVTDGEYWLTAGAQALLQREVVDMCLEFAEGYGARPHPPRLIPLESVHRLLLPMIEGPTFPESLRRRFHTYAELLLVFQRALPFESSLGSPHCGSALSKDALRQALVRNLTAWSTGRGGMRAHRRAQSSQEPAPCAQHTPSAETRELAS
- a CDS encoding sulfite exporter TauE/SafE family protein, yielding MNTMTLWHISIWEFAALAAAALLVGFSKTAVSGANTVSLAIFAAVLPARASTGVLLPVLIAGDVLAVLTYRRHAHWPTLWRLFPAVAVGVVGGTLFLTWADDGIVRTSIGAILLLMAAVTLWRRRVVAAQEEEPDSVLTRTGRIKARSYGALGGFTTMVANAGGPVMSMYLLSAGFRKLGFLGTSAFFFLIVNVAKVPFSVGLGLIDGNSLLLDAALVAFVVPGAFIGKWAANRINQVFFERLVIAATVVGGAQLLLR
- a CDS encoding thiolase family protein; translation: MADSRRTPIGKLRGALSSVRPDDLAATVIRGLVAEVPALDPARVDDVYWGAANQAGEDNRNVARMAALLAGLPESVPGATVNRLCASGLEAVTTAARAIASGEADIVLAGGSESMSRAPFVLPRPDEALPHRIETVDTRLGWRLVNPAMKELHGLLSMGETAEEVAERYGVSRERQDAFALRSHQRAADARKNGCFDTELLPVERPDGAVVDSDECVREDTSLDKLSRLRPVFREGGTVTAGNASPMNDGAAGVLLVSEEVLNELDLESLGRYAAGASAGVHPDVMGIGPVPATQKALGRVGWSIGDIEEAEFNEAFAAQAIACVDRLGIDPDVVNPTGGAIALGHPLGCSGARILTTLLHRMRRTGATRGLATMCVGVGQGSAVLVERH
- a CDS encoding aspartate aminotransferase family protein, which encodes MTAPVTTAVPTAPGTPDTPGLADRGHIARLYREHLSSGRAVLGSVLGGMLETASDGAWVYTEDGRPYLDFGGYGVFILGHRHPAVTAAVHRQVDTHPLAGRVFLEPVAARAAGALAARTPAGLDHVHFVNSGAEATEAGLKLARAHGHTALVSTAGGYHGKTLGALTATANPKYQQPFQPLLPDSTVVPYGDTDAMAAALAGLGRRACVIVEPVQGEGGVRIPPPGYLAEVSRLCRTYGAFLIVDEIQTGLGRLGSWWGMEAEGAERAAPDVLLVGKGLSGGVVPVAAMVATEAAYRPFSRDPYLHTSTFAASPIACAAAWAAVETLDREDLVGRAQVLGDRLLTGVRAACAPYSGGLVHEVRGRGLLIALEFTEERTVGELILELVGRGVVVNHSLNATRVLRLTPPAIIGDEEVRLFLAALADGLRAVATRVG